TAGCTTATCACAGCATGccacacaggaaacaaaggGCTCTGTTCCCTGCTGTTGTGATATGATGATGAAAACATTCCCAACTCTTATCTGAgacaaaagagcaaaacaaaaaaaacgttgTGATTTATTgtggtttaaataaacagtggGAATCAAGGCGTTGTCTATCTTGTCTGACAGCAGACAACTGAATTATACAACAATGAGCAGCACTAGAATCATGGAAGGATCAAGACTGTGAGGTGAGCAGCTCCACATTTTGTCAAACTAGGACCAGTAGTGTCTGATACTGTATGTCACACTAACATTAGTCTTGCATCGccggacttttttttttagtgctgtgCCAACGCTGCTGAAAAGTCTGGCTTTTgcaataatggaaaaaatgctCCAGGTTggttgtatttctttaaatcagTCACTGTCGTCTTGGGCAGCACCTGTGAGTCAGACTACATAAACCAGTGCTGCTATTGTAGGTCCTTTATTTGCCCACTCAGTGCGTATCGTGAGGATGAATGGATTTATTGACCAGATTTGCATCAACTAGAAGGAAGTTACGTCTTTTCAAAGTCCAGAATGCTGCACTTGGAGATTTTTGTAAGTAAAGAATCCAATCCAAATTTAGTTGtgaagcacatttaaaaacagttgaccaaaatgttgcacaatcaaaaaatagcaaacataaaaacaacacaggaaaacataaagaccattaagaaaaacacattaacaggGAAAACACAGAGACCgtataaacataaaaactcaTAAGAAGTTAAAAGCcagacaataaaaatgtgttttaagacAGGATTTAACAACAGGCAGTGTAGGGGCCAGTGCAGCATTTAAAGGCAACTCGCCCCAGAATTTGGGGGCTACAACTTAAAAAGCACCTCATGTTTCAGTCTTGATCTCGGGACAACAAGGAGCAACAGTTCAGTGGATCTGACGTATGTCTTTTAAAAGGCCTCAGAGAAAGACTGGGGATAGCTCATTTAATGACTTGTAGGTAAACATTAAAATCAGTCCTAAAATTACTGTtacatgtgtatgtttgtttgcaaGTTTACAAATGAGAAACTTTtataagacattttttggtCTTGATTCCTCAGTCAGTCTGTTTGTTAATACTTTATTTGTGAGATGTTTCATTTCCTGtgtatttcagaaaaaatgGTCAGTGATAAACCCAAAGACAAAGGACAGGATAAGGATTTCATGGAACAGctgttagttttatttattacacacaTTATCTCAGACACCACTTATGGTATTTTGAATCTAGTCTACTGAACTTAATACAATATGCTTAATTTTGATGGACTTGTGTTGATGCTGATATATTACaagatacagacagacaggcagcaaGCGTCATTCCATAGTGCCACTACTGGTCAGAGCATCTGCAGGatacttttaattaaatctttGTGTGATGAATGATTTATAGTTAATATATTATTACCAGTGTTGCAGTTGATTCATTCTGACCTACTGTTCAGAGAGTTGCTATTGTGCCAAGTTTGTGCATGGAGTTTTAATTAATGTCATTTATCAAATTAGCAATGCAAAGATTGATCATCTCTTTAAAACTTGTCAAGATATGACGCTGGGCGTGTGATATATCTTATAatttagaaatataaacatCGTCAAGGGGCCAGTCAGTGTAATTTCTCAAATTCTATAATGCCAGTGGTGTTTGAGATATTAGGctttaaagacagacagatggagagagcgGTAATCCGCACTCCACCTGATCGCGCCGTGTGAGGGGCCGCAGTCGGAGTGAGAATAACGTATCAAATGTTGTGATTGGCTGTGTTTGAAATGGAGAGTGAAGACTGAGTCGGGGTGTTAGTGCGTGTGACAGCAGGTGTTGTTCTCCTGTGGCGGACACGGCGCTCAGCTCTCCCACTGTGGTTGGTTATTAATGGCTACAGTTTCATTATAAGCAGCCAGTGAGCCATGCTGCCAGCACGCCCCCCGCTATTAGTCACACAGTCAGAATGATaggtgcacacacaaacacacgtacaGGTGCAACACTAATCAAAACTTCTTCAGTAGTTCAGACACTGTTATGATTTTTACCCTGGTTTAACTAATGCTTTTCCTCGTTTATCTCCTTCCCCTTCCTGTTCTCTCCCTCCTATTCTTGTTTCCTTAATTTAGAAGACATCTTTATCCTCCAGGGGAAAGACAAGAAGAACCCTCTCATCTACGGCCTGTTTACCACCTCCAGGTATGTACCTCTATGAAGCACAAAACAAGAGAGTGTGCTGTAGTAActtcaaattacattttgtaatcTGTGTACTCTTGTTTAAAGGTTGAAAGTGCCAGGGTGATGGTGAGTGGGAGGTACTGGGAGTGTGTTGAATTTCCACTGGGAGGAGAGTTTTGTTCCTACAGAGATTGctcacagtgaaaaacaaatgcattgaGTCATTGGTATTGATTAACAACCCCTACAGATATATTTAGGCTCAGCTGTTTTGTGCTGTAGTGCAAGACAGCAAAAACCTTCTTTCCTTTGAGTGTAAAACAGAAGAGTGGAAGATACAGTAAGAGAAGGCATTTATCCCACATAGCTCCAGCTGAGCTATTAGATACCTCATTGGTGTAAATATGATTTCCTGAAAATGAATTCtcatggttaaaaaatgaaagaaaaaaagaaaacagtttattttgaaataaagttaAACAGTGATCATGGAGATTGAAGCTGCATTGGGCAGCCAAGTGGAGGCGTCAGGTACGTTATCTGTAAAGTTTAAAGGAACTTTACATTATTAGCTAAAAATCAAAGCTTTTTGTTGAACTGCAGAGCACAGTGGAGGTTATGATGATGTTTTCATTCACGATGATTGATGCAGAGAAGATTTCTCACCACTTATACCTGTTCAATAATTCACAAAAGAAAGATAACATTTCTAATGAAAGCAATAGTGCGTCATgaaatgacaattaaaaaatatgccaGAGGTGAAAGGAACGGTTCATACGTCAGACAGAAAAaggttgttttatgtcatatCATTTTATGGAGAATTACAGTAGCTAACAAAGTACAGtcgttagaaaaaaaaaaacgtctcgATAAGACCATAAAGCAGTCGAGCAAGAATCTGTGACGTGATGTGATGTCACACTGTATTGTGTGACGCAGAGATGATGTCACATACTGAAAGATGCACACAGGCAGCAGAGGCCTCCGTCACACTTTGACTCATGAATGCAACACATTCATGTCACATAATGGAGCTCATGTAAGCCtgcatcatcacatcatcagtgCCCTGACTGTGACACGacaagtgtgtctgtgtgtgtctgtgtgtgttgtaataatcagtttaattatttcttatttcttgaTGTCATTAAAAGGCACAGTCTGTGAAGTTTTTGActtctaaataaaaatgtaggcATCTCTTTAGTTTTCCAACTGTTCAGTTGCTGCAGTATATCAAAGAGCTACTGTGTCTTTCTATCCATTAGattaacatttttctctgttcattttccttttattctgAGTTAATCACTGAAACTTCTTTTTGAGAGGACAgcaagaaacttgcaaaaaaaattgcaaaatacaTTATGTATGTTCCAGTGGTCAaacccaaacaacaacagactGTGCAACTgcaaattttattaaaaaccatgtcaaaacatgcaaaatacgAAGCAGCCCTGAAATGGGTTAGATTAGAGTCCACAGACAATATGCTTTTGTTAGTATACAATATGGTAATTTGGTCGCATGTTAAGAGACACTTATTACAGAGTGGTTTTCTGCTCCCTCTGGGACAGagctgagacacaaacacaggagacTGCAAGATAGAAGGAAGAAAGATAAATGGATTTTCAAAAAGtatgataaacaaaaaagagactCATTACGACCGACTGAAAGACAGATAACAGGTGAACCGATACAATACTGAAAATGGGCACTGGCTTAAAATACAGTCAGAGAAATATAAAGTCAGAAAAAGTCCGAACAAATGAGCAAGTGAGCCTCATTTCTGCAGTTCCTCAAAACTTTCTGATGTTAGGTACCGCATGAGAATAACCCAGTTTCTGAGGCGAACGCCGGAGCTCTACAGTAGCAGCAGAGGTATGACGACATTTGGCATGGCAAAGCAGGGAGTTGGTCTGTTTCTGGGTTTTGGAAAGTGTCTGGAATCTCAGCGGGGAGCGGACAGAAATCCAAAGCATCACCCAGGGTGGGGTCCCAACCACAGAACTGCAGAGTGCAGGAAGGTCATTCCCTCTGAATGGAAACTTCTCTCTTTGGCTCAGTCATGATTGCACACACTGAGGTTTTTGTCCCCTGTGATGAAGTCAAGAGTGCAGGCTGTGGAGCTGTCCTCTGTTATTTGCATATATCGCgttgttttatatatatgtgtgtgtatgtatgtatagagagagacagagattgtttttgtgctttgctgttttggagaagcaggtgttaatttgtttgttggttttcttgtttgttttcattcatataCTCGTTCATTCACACATCccttcttatttttgtttgtttggccaTTTCAAACAAAGTAAACTGGTCAAACAGTTACAAAATATGAGGTATTAAAATTACAGTGCTTAGTAAGAAGCTAAATTCTCTAACTCATTACCATATTTGGATTTTTGCCCATCACACATGACGCCAGTGAAAATATTTCGACAAAAATGAAGCTTCTGAGTTTCTCCATATTactagaaaaaaacacttggcaGAAATGCACATCttagtgtttttgatgtgtttttatatctgcatatttttaaaattgttatgTGGGTTTTCTGTGTCAATTCACGTGGCAAACAAAGTCATGAAGAGCACTTTTTTTAAGCTCAGATTAAAAACCTTTTTCCTTTCTGAAGTGCCATTTAGCAACACACTAAAATCCAGAGCAGCCAAAGGCACTCTGACCTATGTGGCTAAGAGGTCCTCAGTGTGACCCCTGACCTTtctgtaaaggggagaaaagAGTTTCCCTCCAGATAAGATCTAGACTAAACACACTGTGGGCCTTATTTAAACGATGCATGGTCTAAAGTACATGGCACAAGTGCATTAATGGCATGTCCAACCATTTCTGTTGAACGGCACAGAATCTGAGTGCAAAGTAAGGCACGAGGAGCAAAAGGGGGTTGTATTTAGTCCCGGAATTAATTGTATTTTGGGTATAACATGAACTCAACCTATCAGTGTCATCTCCCTTACCCTTTAAAAACCAGGTTTGCCTGCACCTGCTGCTCTGCTATTTATATGTCAGATTCGGCAAATTGGAGAGGCAAGTGGTTTTCTGCTCAGATTAATGCAGTAAGAGTAGTAATGTCACTGCAGCGAAACTAAAAACTGTTGTTAGAAACTTGACAGAGTAAACAGAACTAAAgtcaaaataactgaaataatcAATGAATTTACACTGCTCCTTGTGCATAAATGCACAGTGTCTCTCTTAATGGGgagtcagacagcagctctgcagctctgctctgctccctTATGTTCGCATTTTAGAGaatgtaattaatattttccttattaCTGATTTATTATTTCACCCACCCATCTTACTCttcaaaagcaagaaaacactCATTAACTTTGGACCAAGTTTTTGTCAGTCAGTGGTGCAGCCAATATGCCAACAATGTGCCTTaccacacctcattttaagGCCTACACATTCATGGGCGCAAGCACATTTGCTACTTACACAGCATGGGCGCTGACCGTGAAAATGTCAACTGCATTGGTCTGAAACTGACAGTTTTGCTGTGACACTTTGCACTGGTTGTCAGACAGGGCCCAGTATGTGTCAGCCATCTGAGCCGGAGGAAACCACCCTGATACGTCACAACACTGTTCTGTTAGAGGCAGCTCCACCCGTCAAACCCCAACTGGAATGTGTAACTCAGATACACTTAGTCAAAATCGTAACTGCAATGGATGGGACGTGTTGTGGTGGGGACTTGTGTGCTGAAAGCAGCACATTCATCCAAGCTGGACTTTGGGTCAGAGCACAGGCAGGGAATTGATGCGTTCAAGCTGAGAAACCACAATGACTCACAGCTATTCATACAGTACATATAGcacatcacatttttattgaatttactGCTTTAAGGCCAGTGCAACTCATCAAAGGCTTGctcagttcatgtttttattcatgcgCGCTGGAGGAATAATGGGTGGAAAGATTATAAGAGTCCGACTGTGATGAATGACAGTTCTCATTTCTCTCTTGTCAGTGACATCCTGAACGGTTCAGCAGTGTGCGTTTACCGAATGGAGGATGTGGTTCGAGCTTTCAAGGGAAACTTCCTTCATAAGGAGGGACCTCAGTATAAGTGGGCAGAGTTCACAGGCAAGGTGCCCTACCCACGACCAGGAACTGTAAGTTACTTAGACTCCTTCAGACAACTGTTTTTAAGTTGAATTTCACAACACATATATCGATAAAAATTCATCAGAGTCTTCCAAACGTTCTCGTCCTTATAtatttctctctatttttttatttctctctctctctctctctctcagtgtccCAGCAGCACATACGGAAGTTACAGCTCGACCAGAGAGTATCCAGATGACGTCATCTTCTTTAGCAGGACTCACCCGCTGCTGCAGGTTCAGTTGAtatatcactttttaaaattacaccAATGTAATTTAATCAGACTGGGGCTGTCAGGTAACACATGCTGTCCCTCTAATTTTGTCTCAGCGCTTAAGTGAGATTAAGAAATCACATTATCCAACACCGACGGGACACCAGCCAACACAGTGAACATGAtctaaaataaattgttaattCGCATCTAATGTACTGCATTTTGTCACACTGTTGTAGGAAAATGTGCTGCCACTGGGAGAGCGCCCCCTCCTGGTCAGAGTGGGTGTACACTACAAATTCAGCAAACTGCTGGTGGACAGGGTGGAGGCAGTGGATGGCACCTACGACGTCCTGTTCATCGGCACAggtaaagagtgtgtgtgtgtgtgtgtgtgggggggggttgtATGTCTGCTCTAAGTTTTTGCGGGTAAAGGATTGTGTGCTTggcattttattgcaaaatgtatgttttttcacattaaacttttttttttaatcctgcaGACTCTGGCCTTGTGCTGAAGGCCATCCATCTGCACAGAGAGCACGGTCAGAGTCAGGAAGTCACTCTGGAGCAGCTACAGGTTTTTCAGGTACAGCAAACTCTCCATACCATCATTTTTCACTGCATTTATTACAAACCTGACTACTGTGTACTTTGCTTAAAATTAATCATTCTGCAGattttgttgttatgttttagatttttagacGTATTTTGCTGCCTTCAATGCAGCCAGTGGTGTTGTGGTatcacaaaatcaaatatcagacCCCTCAAACTTGATctaacatttctgttattgtcaAGAGGTAATGCAGCACAGACTTTTCGTGTCCGTCTGCACTTGAGATGCATTGCGATGtaacaaaaatgaatgcaaacatGGTGCTCACTCCGATAAATGACCTGTTTGTAAAGAGTTTCGGTGGTCAACCTATTGTTCATACAATatgaaaatggatgaaaaccaATAGCTTAAACAATGTGAAACATTACGGTACGatatgaagataaaaaaaactgtggtaTGCTCCTTTACATGCGAGCACACAGAGAAAGCCGTTTTACCCAGCATGATCAAATTTCCTGTTATAATCTATATTATGTTTTGCCAGCCACGGACCAACgcacatatatactgtatttaattacacaaaaaattTAGCAAACACTTTTATCCGAAACTTGTTACTTTAGCATAAAACTCTACAGCTGCACATAGTTATCAGgagtatttttttcctgcagccaCAGTCCACAATATTCACAGTTCAGCTCAGTATTAATTCCACTGGAGGCTCAAATTCATGCCTGATGTGGTTCTTGCTTTGTctgagcttgtttttttctactctttattttaaagtaagtGCTTTGTATGTGCTTTGTGAAACCCTTTTAAAGTGATATGGATGATTACCAGACTATGAGATCAGTtctctaaattattttaaactgtttaaaatgattGCGGTTTGCAGCCGCACCCAAAGATGTTCCTTTTTCCTTAGAAAATGATTCAGTGTGTTTGgttatctatctatccatctgtctatctatctatctatctatctatctacttTCTCGATAGTTTCATCTTTCGTTTGTCTCAATATAAACTCAATTTCTTATCTCTCGTCCTCACAGCACAAATCACCGGTGACAGCCATGACACTCTCAAAGAAAAAGGTAACAGATGagcaagagacacaaaaactcaCTTTCAAACTTCCAAACttccacaaaacacacacacacacaaatatgcactaCATCACACTTATCACTCATGTTTCCACCTTGTATCTCCAAGGACAGCTTCATCACCAGTTTCTATGGTTACCGTACCTCAGTCAGTGCAGTAATGAAGagatgccacacacacacacacacacacacacacacacacacacacacacagtttgcatTATTAAAATAGTCTGGgtttcatgaaataaaaatctaaagctggttctcacacacatacacatgtcgAGATTATTAAAAGCAAGCATCACCATGTTTCTccatgtttctctttctctctctctctctctctcacacacacacacacacacacacacacacacacacgcacacacacactcacactccccATGGCCACGTACTGACATTGTTAGAGTGTGAGTTGGATGTGTGACTCAGAGAGTGGAGATGGATCTGGTTTAGCTGTTGATTGTCTAtgaatgtgtctctgtgttttacGGGAGCAAACTGAATGCCCTCTCCTGGCCCTCCTTCATTTATTGCTCTCGTCTTCTTTCCTACTTCCTGTTTTTCCTTCCTACTTCCATTCCTCCCTCGCTATTTCTTAACCATCTTTCACTGTTCCTCCTATTATTCATtctttctcctccatctctaTTTCtattccccccccccccccccccccccccccctcctcctcctcctcctcctcctcctcctccagcagtgGTTGTTTGTTGGCTCCGCGGAGGGTGTGTCCCAGCTGGCCCTGTACCAGTGTGAGCTGTACGGTCAGGCTTGTGCTGAGTGCTGCCTGGCCAGAGACCCCTACTGTACCTGGGACGGACATGCCTGCAGCCCCTACATGCCCACCGTGCGCAGGTAGAAATGAAGAATTAGATCTATTTATTCAAACACTAGTCAGACTATGCTGGATATCTCTtacaagatgattttttttttccctggtgAAGTCTGAATAGCAAAGGACAAACACATGGAATCGATCATTTCAAATCAGATCTAAACCACATTTGTTGATAGTTTGAAATGTGGCTCAAATTACGTCTGAGCTCAAATCATTCTGAtgaaattttaagcattttttcctcttGACCAACATTTGGTTCAATAACAAAGTATGACAAATGGACGTATTCCGTGAAACTTTCAtattatactgttttttgtGACGCCCTGATCTGTTTTCTACTGAGCAAATTAGTGCTCCCAAGTGGATTAATTAAACTTTATAACTATCATGTCTGTATTGTCAGTGATTTGTTAGCTAAGTCAAACACTTCCATATTACAGGCTGCAATGATCTGTGCAGCCTCTTCAGCAACTAGCAAGTTGAGGTTCTTTGTTTACTGTAGTTTCATGTCTTTGTCTCCACAGAAGGAACGCTCGTCACTTAGGGGAGGATGAGGATCCGTTAACTCAGTGTGTCAGACAGGGAGGTGAGGAGCTCAtttactgcactgcattcaGTCATTCACTAATACTAACAGACACGGTCACTGTCATGTAGCCCTTGGCAGGCGATTAACACTTGAGCTTCAACAATGCCATagctaaagaaaaaattatgttaaattaatgAGTTCTATCTATATggcccaaaataaaaaacatatgattattatgaagataataatattgataaaatgAATATGTGATGAAGGAGCTTTACAACCTACACAACATACAAAACCTGTCCAACCACGATCCAgataaacacactgaaaataacagcaaatgtgttttgtaaaaagGTATTAACATGATAAATCCATGATATtgatttgacattaaaaaaaaggaacaagagTGTGAAATTGCAATAGCATGCAtccatgcattcacacacatgaAAAGGGACCAgggataaaaaaacagaacgTGGACAGAATCAAAAGTGAACAAAACTTTATCACGAACTCATCACGTCTCTCTTGATTTCATGCAGCTgggctgcaggtggaggcggagCAGAGGATGATGGTGGTTGCTGAGGGCAACAGCACTTACCTGGAGTGTCTGCCTCGATCCAGACATGCTGCTGTCACCTGGTACAAGCAGGCTGGAGAGAACAGTCCTGAACTCAACCAGGTACTGGAGGACACAAACTTTGTTCAACACATAAATATTCTTTGAAGTTTCCAATACCACTCATCTACTTTAATTGATGAAGCAGCTAGCAGCTTTTTCTTCAAATACAGCGACGGACAATAATAGTAAAGACAAAGCAGAGTGCCTTTGCTCTGGGCACATGTGTCATCCACAACCACCTCATCACTAATTTATGAACATGACCAGACTGTCAAATACGCAGAAACACAAGTTGTCAGCattcagtttattcatttgcaattgctttattttaaattgtatttatgttttatcctttatttaaacttgcactgttttatttttaaattcacatttttaatttattttctttttttaacatatttaattaGCATGGTTGGAGGGAGCCCTACATTTAAGATTGTCATTGccaaatttaattattatttatttttgcatatgaTAAAGAACTTGAACATCTGATGTCTcgccctttttttctccaggtgGTCACAGGTGACCAGCTGGTGGTGATCGAGCGGGGCGTCCTGATTCGTCAAGCTGAGCTGTCACACGGTGGTGTCTACCACTGCCAGGTGGAAGAGCATGGCTACCACTGGACAGCCGTCACCGTCCGCCTCACCGTCTGGAGCCCTTCAGCCAATCGCCTCCTCGCTTCCTTGTCAGCCTCATCTTATCAGAACGGAGGGACCCAGCCCTGGTATGAGGACGTGATGGCGCTGATTCACCCTGGAAACCTCGGCCAGCACTGCCGGGCACTGGGATACCGACCCCCACGCAACCACCGTCGCCACGGTGACATCATCAtcaaggagaaagagagggcgGAGAGGCGGAAGCacgggggagagagaggaggaggtggtggaggaggaggaggaggaggaggaggagggggaggaagagcaGCGGGGAGGAAGAGCAGGAGCAAGCCTCAGCAGAGGGCACCGAGGAGCGCTTGAATGTGTCACCAAACAGAAAGGCAGATTGTCAGtgacttaaacacacacactcattaatgttaacatccacgctaagacacacacatgctcacacagacacacacacatgctcacacacacacacacacacacacacacacacacacacacacacttaacttatacactgagacacacacatactgtatgtacagaGACTAGGACATGCGCATGCACTTatctacaaacaaaaaacgcaTCCTTTCATTATCGTTACAAACTTTCAAGCTAAGCTACACACAAACTGAAGTATGTACAGGAGGATGTGAACAGCGAAGACTGCTGCGCCGTGACAAAAGACTtgtgaataaaaagaaaaagcagaatacGTAGAATACGGCTGCGTAGCATGTTGAATGAAGGATGGACGGCACGTCCAGATCACTCAGTTTAACTGACTGCGCTGTGACGAGGACATGAAAGAGGACATTTTAGATCTGGAGCctctgcagagaaaaataaagtagatACTCAGCATTTGAAGAATCAACCAACCTTTCTGAATTTAGCGCTGCCTTTAAAGACCATACTGGtggctttgcatgtttttgcccACTGATTATAAACGACAAACACTCTGACAATTATTCTCCAAAGCAGAGCAGATGTGTTTAGATTGATTTCGTACCTTCCAGGCAGACACTGGTTTCCATTAAATACAGTACGCTTTGAAAACCATCTGACGGAGACATGCAGGATGCTTaatatttcaaaggtttttttcaatgttatgttattgcagatttcagcagcattttccaAACTTCACTACGtgttgttttcatatttgaagGAAACCCCAGCCTTGGCTTTGCTTCATAGAATTGAGGGTCAGCTGCTCAAAAGATTTTGACCGACAAGCCTTGTTCTCGGAACTGGAAGtaagaagacaaacaaacaaacagatgtaaTGAAAAGGATTTGGCTGCTTGTCACTCAGATGTCGGAGGTtccttgaacacatcaacaGAGACTGCtctaaaacagtttgttttcagcatAACAGCTAAACTTAGATGAAAAGAAGACGGTAAACAAAAAGTGTCTAAATATTCTCTGtgatgtgggtgttttttggaaaataatctGTAGTGATCGTTATGGTTTTGCTGAAATAGCAGTAAATAGCACTGAGGAATATTATGCATCTTTTCCCCCCAAATGGATAAATACCAACACTTCACCTACAGTGagagttttgctgttttttttcagataggTGGGGTCTGACCGCGCGATGACTGACTGtgaccacaaagaaaaaaggcagagaaaagCAGGGCGACCGCTTTGATGAGGTTTCAGATCTACTTTCCCAGGACGCTGCAGCCGTACAGACACGCTGCGGGAGATATTTCCATTATGTTTTCCTCGAGGTTCAGAAGTGCTACAGACATATCTGGCACTGCCACGCAACAGAGAGCTTAGTATAGAtgtagaaaaaagtaaacaaaaataaagacagtagATTTGGTTTGTTataacatctgaaaaaaaaaaatcatagagtGTTGTTTGAGTTGGACTCACACATGAGTGCAGTGTGCAGCTTTTGGAAATATGTTTCTTATGACGTAAGAACAACTGCACATCAGCTCCAGTTTGCAGACAAATATACAAAtcgtatttttttttcttcacaagttTCTGTAGAAAGAAATGTTTGGCTGCTATTCGATGAGGCACGATAAAGTCTTTCCATTAACctccataaaaaaaatcttcctttgGACATTTGTgattaaatctgttttaaatgGTTCTAATGGATCTGAGTATCATAACCAGGGTCCTTTCTACCtggcatttttggcaaaaaaaaaacagatattttaattg
The DNA window shown above is from Plectropomus leopardus isolate mb chromosome 8, YSFRI_Pleo_2.0, whole genome shotgun sequence and carries:
- the sema3h gene encoding sema domain, immunoglobulin domain (Ig), short basic domain, secreted, (semaphorin) 3H; translated protein: MCWPLTALLLAHLGAAFTGAWKASQPRLQFTHSELIQNGRLLTLPLVAGDLQSLLPDEDGRRLYVAMKDNLLSTSLDDITQNPRKLYWPASPDRIQECLMAGKDPELECANFLRVLQPFNQTHLYVCGTGAFNPRCAFIATNIFQQSEHQTLSYSQTECGKGKCPYDPFQKTASAVVDGELYAGITSDFMSRDSAFFRSLGSRHVIRTEQYDSTWLQDAQFVRVAPLSETDNPEDDKVYVFFTERAQEAEGAAGKVLYSRVARVCKNDIGGQRSLVNKWSTFQKARMVCSVPGPDGLQTHFDQLQDIFILQGKDKKNPLIYGLFTTSSDILNGSAVCVYRMEDVVRAFKGNFLHKEGPQYKWAEFTGKVPYPRPGTCPSSTYGSYSSTREYPDDVIFFSRTHPLLQENVLPLGERPLLVRVGVHYKFSKLLVDRVEAVDGTYDVLFIGTDSGLVLKAIHLHREHGQSQEVTLEQLQVFQHKSPVTAMTLSKKKQWLFVGSAEGVSQLALYQCELYGQACAECCLARDPYCTWDGHACSPYMPTVRRRNARHLGEDEDPLTQCVRQGAGLQVEAEQRMMVVAEGNSTYLECLPRSRHAAVTWYKQAGENSPELNQVVTGDQLVVIERGVLIRQAELSHGGVYHCQVEEHGYHWTAVTVRLTVWSPSANRLLASLSASSYQNGGTQPWYEDVMALIHPGNLGQHCRALGYRPPRNHRRHGDIIIKEKERAERRKHGGERGGGGGGGGGGGGGGGGRAAGRKSRSKPQQRAPRSA